In Oenanthe melanoleuca isolate GR-GAL-2019-014 chromosome 10, OMel1.0, whole genome shotgun sequence, a single window of DNA contains:
- the COMMD4 gene encoding COMM domain-containing protein 4 codes for MRFRFCGDLDCPDWVLAEISTLAKISSVKLKLICAQVLRDLLGEAIEYDKILKLTSDAKLESGDVKATIAVLSFILSSAAKHNVDSESLSSELQQLGLPKEHASGLCRSYEEKQSPLQDRLRACSLRLSQLGSVRWRVDYTLSSSELQEVNEPVVHLTFNVRDREGDKMTAVPVTLSANKFWVLLAELKQAQTLMNTLL; via the exons ATG CGGTTCCGCTTCTGCGGGGACTTGGACTGCCCCGACTGGGTGCTGGCCGAGATCAGCACCCTGGCCAAAATA TCCTCGGTGAAGCTGAAGCTGATCTGCGCCCAGGTGCTGCGGGACCTGCTGGGGGAGGCCATCGAG TATGACAAGATCCTGAAGCTGACCTCAGATGCAAAGTTAG AGTCAGGGGATGTGAAGGCGACCATCGCTGTCCTCAGCTTCATCCTCTCCAGTGCAGCCAAGCACAATGTAGACAGTGAGTCTCTGTCcagtgagctgcagcagctgggactgcCCAAAG AGCATGCCAGCGGGTTGTGCCGTTCCTACGAGGAGAAGCAGAGCCCCCTCCAGGACAGGCTCCGGGCCTGCAGCCTGCGAT TGAGCCAGCTGGGCTCCGTGCGCTGGCGGGTGGATTACACCCTCAGCTCCAGCGAGCTGCAGGAGGTCAACGAGCCCGTGGTGCACCTGACCTTCAACGTGCGGGACAGAGAGGGTGACAAGATGACAGCCGTCCCTGTGACGCTCTCTGCCAACAAgttctgggtgctgctggcag agctgaagcaGGCCCAGACCCTGATGAACACCCTTCTCTGA
- the NEIL1 gene encoding endonuclease 8-like 1: MPECPELHLAGRFINGACGALVFAGGVERSPVGRGPEVPFRCEAYSISAIARGKELRLTLSALDPAAGPPPQDLVFRFGMSGSFRLCPAAELPRHAHLRFLTRESPPRALCFVDPRRFGSWRLGDAWQAERGPCVISEYQAFRENVLKNLDDRAFDKPICEALLNQKYFNGIGNYLRAEILYRLKIPPFEKARTVLEALKEQEMRKKDPSLTLSKKVKLKQENPDLLELCHTVPKEVITAELLDPEHTDNYAAFKDWLQCYLVPGMSSLRDRNGRTIWFQGEPGPMAPKGQRPRKTPRKKNPQVKADPEAPSPKVTPRASKQRRRAAVKPLKSEVKKEEKEEEADGPRKGRARGRKKVAAAPALPEVPVSVRRSRRTSARRGKGAAPAV, from the exons ATGCCCGAGTGCCCGGAGCTGCACCTGGCCGGGCGCTTCATCAACGGGGCGTGCGGAGCGCTGGTGTTCGCGGGCGGCGTGGAGCGCTCGCCCGTGGGCCGCGGCCCGGAGGTGCCGTTCCGCTGCGAGGCCTACAGCATCTCGGCCATTGCCCGGGGCAAGGAGCTGCGGCTGACGCTGAGCGCGCTGGACCCCGCCGCCGGCCCTCCCCCGCAGGACCTGGTGTTCCGCTTCGGCATGTCGGGCTCGTTCCGGCTGTGCCCCGCCGCCGAGCTGCCCCGCCATGCCCACCTGCGCTTCCTCACCCGGGAGAGCCCCCCGCGCGCCCTCTGCTTCGTGGACCCCCGGCGCTTCGGCTCCTGGCGCCTGGGGGATGCCTGGCAGGCGGAACGGGGGCCCTGCGTTATCTCCGAGTACCAGGCCTTCAG GGAGAATGTGCTGAAGAACCTGGATGACAGAGCTTTTGACAAGCCTATCTGTGAGGCCCTCTTAAACCAGAAGTATTTCAATGGAATTGGGAATTACCTGCGTGCTGAGATCCTGTACAG GTTGAAGATCCCTCCCTTTGAAAAAGCTCGGACTGTGCTGGAGGCCctgaaggagcaggagatgAGGAAGAAG GATCCTTCCCTGACACTGAGCAAGAAGGTGAAGCTGAAGCAAGAGAACCCAGatctcctggagctgtgtcacaccGTGCCCAAGGAGGTCATCACGGCAG AGCTCTTGGACCCTGAGCACACGGATAATTACGCTGCCTTCAAGGACTGGCTGCAGTGTTACTTGGTGCCTGGCATGAGCTCCCTGCGTGACCGCAACGGCAGGACCATATGGTTCCAG GGAGAGCCTGGCCCCATGGCTCCCAAAG GGCAGAGACCCCGCAAGACACCCCGCAAGAAGAACCCCCAGGTGAAGGCAGACCCCGAGGCACCCAGCCCCAAg GTTACCCCACGTGCATCAAAACAGCGCCGCAGGGCTGCAGTGAAACCCCTGAAGTCAGAGgtaaagaaggaagagaaggaagaggaggctgaTGGGCCAAGGAAGGGACGTGCTCGTGGGAGGAAGAaagtggctgctgctccagccttgcCTGAGGTGCCTGTGAGTGTCAGAAGAAGCCGCCGGACATCTGCTCGCAGGGGCAAAG GTGCAGCCCCCGCTGTGTGA